A portion of the Microbulbifer agarilyticus genome contains these proteins:
- a CDS encoding alpha/beta fold hydrolase has translation MRKSRVAILIPGIFDRGNSMLRMQHALNLAGFTTHNVKLKTNSGWHGMEPMALQLRDLVEEVTRQGETCALVGFSMGGIVARYYLQRLGGADRVHKFISLSSPHFGSAWAHFLPYKGGRQLRIGSDFLGDLNSDSGLLECTAPVSIWTPYDTTIVPYTSSRLPLGETYQVPVSLHRWVPQNPRVIEIVAQELSSVLVRPW, from the coding sequence GTGCGAAAAAGTCGCGTAGCAATACTGATTCCGGGCATCTTTGACCGGGGCAACTCGATGCTCAGGATGCAGCATGCCCTGAATTTGGCGGGATTCACCACGCACAATGTCAAACTGAAAACCAACAGTGGTTGGCACGGCATGGAGCCTATGGCCCTGCAGCTGCGCGATCTGGTGGAAGAGGTAACCCGTCAGGGGGAAACCTGTGCGCTGGTGGGGTTCAGTATGGGAGGCATTGTTGCGCGCTATTACCTGCAGCGCTTGGGTGGCGCGGACAGGGTACACAAATTTATTTCCCTCTCCAGCCCACATTTTGGCAGTGCCTGGGCGCACTTCCTGCCCTACAAAGGCGGGCGTCAGCTGCGCATCGGCAGCGATTTCCTGGGTGACCTCAATAGCGATTCGGGATTACTGGAGTGCACTGCGCCGGTCTCCATCTGGACGCCCTACGATACCACCATCGTGCCTTACACCAGTTCCCGCCTGCCACTGGGAGAAACCTACCAGGTGCCGGTCAGCTTGCACCGCTGGGTGCCACAAAATCCGCGGGTGATTGAAATCGTTGCCCAGGAATTGTCGAGTGTACTGGTGAGGCCTTGGTAA